TGATCGCCGGGCTGTGGCGCATCAATCCAGCCCAGAATCTGTGCCCCCCATTTTTCAAAAAACAGCGTACGGTTCCGTTGCCAGGCTTGCTCAAAACGTGCCGCCTGTCCGGCTGTCCTCTGCTGCAAGCCGGTCACAAGCGGATCATCAGCGGCAAGGGTGACCCCCTTCTGTTGCAAAACCCCCAGATAGCGTTCCAGGACCAAGGCTTCGGCCTTCAAGGTACCGCCCTGGTGATGGATCAGCGGACTCTCCGGGCAGACCCATGCAAGCAACCCCTGTGACCGGAATGCCAGACAGAGATCATCATCCTCCCAACCGTTTTCATAGCGTTCATCAAAGGGGCCAAAGCTGAAAAACTGTTCACGGCGCAGCAGTATGCATGCCCCGGTAACTGTCAGAAACGCCCCCCCGCCCTGCACATCTGACAGGTCGGCCGGTTGCCCATAGCGATAATGTTCGCTGCAGGGCAGCCCATCGGCAGCCACGCTCCAACGCTTGCCACAGTGTTGAATGGTGCCATTGGGAAACAGGAGACGCGGTGCCACGATACCAATCTCCGGTCGCTGCTGCAGCACCCTGACAAGGGGCTCACACCATCCTGCTGCCTGGGCCTCAATGTCATTGTTCATAAACAGCAGCAACGTTCCGCGTGCCTCGCGGGCTCCGCAGTTACAGGCCCGGGCAAAACTGTGCGGTGCCTGGTTGCTGATCAGCCTGATCCGTAGTTCAGCAGGATAAAGCTGCGACAAGGCCACGACCGTCTCATCACTGGAACCGTCGTCAACAACAATAATCTCAAAAGGGAGAGCAGGAGGAAAGCAGAGGAGAGACGAAATACAGGCACGGGTCAGATGCCACTGGTTGTGAACCGGAATGATGATGGAAAGCGCTGGGCCAGTCAAGGAGGCATGAGCCGCCTTGACTGGTGTTTCTTCAGCAGACATGGCGATCAGACGCCGGACAGAAAAGTCCGGGCTTCAGTATTCCACGGTTGCAAGGCAAGCACCTTGTTAATAAATATGCGAGACTGTTCAGGCAGTTTCGCTTCCTTAGAGAAGATTGCCAGCGCTGTCAGCACCTCAACATCATTGGGATATTCCTTTATCAGCTGGGTATAGATTTCAACCGCCTCATCAATCATCCCACAGGCTGTATAGTACAAGTCTGCCAGGTTCTTGCGATACATAAGATTTGCCGGTTCACACTTCACCGCCTGTTCATGGTGAAAACGGGCTTGGTCATACTCCCCCCGCCGGCTGTAGACAATGCCCAGGTTATTGTGGGCCAGTGCGCTGGCAGGATTTTGGGCCAACAACTGTTGCAGGGGTGCCAGCTCCTCATCCTGCTGTGGCAACAATGCAGGCTGACGGTATTCTGCCGCCGAAACCGGCCCGTCCAGACGGGCCAGGATCTCCCTCACCTCAGCATTGCCCGGCTCCAGCTGGTTGGCTTTACGGTAAA
Above is a window of Trichlorobacter lovleyi SZ DNA encoding:
- a CDS encoding tetratricopeptide repeat protein, which translates into the protein MTTSVIPYNQYEAQNAYQRLRTCLSRESAEAIAEIKTFLKMFPDVPLAHNDLGVLYHQSGNDLLALAHYEKANRLQPNNPTVIKNLAEFYFVVLGWTDDAIEMLTELLNAWPNDFEILTALGNISETVGQPEEARAFYRKANQLEPGNAEVREILARLDGPVSAAEYRQPALLPQQDEELAPLQQLLAQNPASALAHNNLGIVYSRRGEYDQARFHHEQAVKCEPANLMYRKNLADLYYTACGMIDEAVEIYTQLIKEYPNDVEVLTALAIFSKEAKLPEQSRIFINKVLALQPWNTEARTFLSGV